ATGTGAGTTCGCACCCATTGGTCTGTCATGGTTGGTTGCTTTTGGTAATGATTTGCGTGTGAtagtttcatttattttttatgtttttctcatTGTTGAATCGGTCCATGTAGCTAATGGCGTGTGCTCTGGCAAATCATTTCCTTTTAGTGTTAATTCTTTATTTTACCATTTACCCTTTAGTCCATATGCCGTGACTTGCTACACCTTGTTTCACTTGTTCTCGATGAAGTCTTCTAATTTTCTGGAATTCTCATTGTTGCAGGATGTTACAGTCATTTTTCGGAGGAGGGGAGGAGATGATCTGGAGCAAAACCACACCCAGTGGGCAAAAACTGTCCAATCCTCTCCTGATGTCATTGAAATGACTTTCTATCCTATTACTGCTCTGCTTGATGGGATAGCTGGAAAGGAGCATTTGATTCGTGCCATCAGTCTTTATCTTGAATGTAATACACTTCTTTGTGATTGACCGGATGCAATCTTTTCTTCCCCATTGTTATTGCTAATGATAAACTATTTGCCGTAACTCAAATCCTTAGTCTGATTGTCTGCAGACAAACCTCCAATGGAAGAACTAAGATATTTTCTAGAGTTCCAGACTCCTAGGATATGGGCTCCTATACAGGGTACGATTCCTGGCCACCAAAGGAAGGAACCTATTTGCCCATCTTTGCGATTCAGCATGATGGGGCAAAAACTTTATGTCAGCCAAGAACAGGTATATGTTCATGTCACAACTTTTCTCATCTTAAAACGTCATGCTCTTCCTCTTGTGCCTAAGAGCATTGCAATCACTGCATTTTTCAACCCCGACGAAAGCTATTAAGGAGTGGTAACCAGAACCATTATAACAAGATTTTGCATCTAATCTGGGCTAAGTGTAAATGCAGATTTCAGTTGGACGAAAGCCGGTAACAGGCTTGCGGTTATGCCTTGAAGGAATTAAGCAGAACCGTCTAAGCATTCATCTTCAATACTTAGTATCTCTTCCAAAGATCCTACTTCCACACTGGGACACACATGTGGCGATTGGTGCTCCCAAGTGGCTAGGACCCGAGGAGCAAGATAGTAGATGGTTTGTGCCGGTGAAATGGAAGAGCTTTTCTCATGTTAGTACTGCACCAATCGAAAACCCTGAATCCTCTATAGGTGACCTCTCTGGTGTCTACATTGTCACCGGAGCACAACTCGGAGTGTGGGATTTTGGGTCAAGAAACATCTTATACATGAAGCTGTTGTACTCTAGGATTCCAGGCTGCACGGTACGAAGATCTTTTTGGGATCACACTCCAGATGACAAACCAAAGAAAGTTGTGGCAACTGAGGGTAGTTCTGGCTCGGAAGGAAACATTGTAAACAAGTTGGCAAAATTTGTCGACATGTCTGAGATGAGCAAAGGACCGCAAGATCCTCCGGGTCATTGGTTGGTCACTGGTGGAAAGCTTGGTGTCGAGAAAGGCAAAATTGTTTTGAGAGTGAAGTACTCCTTGCTGAATTATTGAATCTCTGcagtcttttttctttttgcatgtCCATTTGTGTTCACTATGCTTGCAAGAATTGTGTAGGTTGTTCCAGTTTTGGTTTAGCAACTTGTAGTAAAACTTTTGAAGATGTCTAATCTAGAAAGGCATggttgaaaaaaattttgaatcgaAGGTGGAATCGGTTTTTAATTTTTCGGTTCAATTGGTTCAATCGAATGGTTCAAATCATATAAAAGTTATTTTTGAAAAAGTAAAGAAATTAATTAACACAAAACAAACATACACAATCAAGTCTCAACAGCCAAAGCCATAGCCAATACGAAACCatctagaaaaataaaagatagttaataataaacaagaaaaaatcataaaaatgatATGATTGagaaaaaaaggtaaatttattaaaaaaaagataaaaatctttcaaaaataatttattaagagatattaaaaaaattagatttagcTGATTGAATCTTAAGTCAATTGGCATAGACATTGTTGTCAAGGACGTGGATTCGAGTACGTTGTGTAAAGATTGAGGAAGAGCTATGAGtagttttagtcattttaccaaaaagagcatatattaaaaaaactaaattttgtcATACccataaaatattttatgttaattttttttaattaatgtaataatgaatataggtggaGTGCCCGGAGTGGTAATGAGTTTGCATTTTAATACTattcaacatatttttatttaaatatgatataaacatataaaaagataaaaatgttatcataataattttaattataatttaaaataatgagtATTTCTGTAATTTCATAATTGAGTCAATGACTTGATTAATGGTGATAGTAGctcaataaaatgtttaaatacaAGTGAGTAttagataataaattttatagaattttttgttcTCGTTTCTTGCTTTGATTGATTTTCTAAAACTTTTGTTCAAGTTATATAGTTGGATATTTAGACCAACTAATTCTCAATTCAAGTGATTAAACTGGCTGATCTAGTTCGACTTTTATAACCTAATCAAAAAAGGTTTAGACTATTATATCACACTTTCTAGATAaacaatttcatttcatttgcaaaactcgtTTTTGTGGCTTGAAAACTAtctatattatgttattttagttaagttattgattgagttagtgtcatgAATCAATTAAATGTTAATATAGTTATATTATTATGTgagtatatttttttttattttttatataaaataaataaaaattcaaacatcataaaatttgaatatattattttatctttttttttctacaatttaattctatcattttcatcaaaatttcatttgacttatatttatttatagataTATTTATGATATAAGTTTTATCACCAATTTACCATAATTTAATATAGTCCAAACCCTATACATATCAAACATACTATAGGATGTAAAATGTGTAGATTCGAATTAGTTAATAATAGGGTGTCCCGCGTAGCGTCGGTGTCGGTGCACAGCTTGCCTACCTATCCTCTACGACATGGAATTCCTTCACTCATATTACTCCTATGGGTCCATCACTTGCCGGAGCTGCGAAGGCATTGCATTACTTTAATTGACTTTAGTACTTTTTGCGGT
This window of the Gossypium hirsutum isolate 1008001.06 chromosome A09, Gossypium_hirsutum_v2.1, whole genome shotgun sequence genome carries:
- the LOC121206326 gene encoding MACPF domain-containing protein CAD1 translates to MGETENGYSPATHTAMNAVQAIGKGFDVNFDTRLLYCKGVTGSKIVEIDEEHGRDIYLYDQTVLHNVSRDIKNSQEPIGRLSSGVFNFNEMVEYFNKNANVSGSFPLGSFNSAFSFTGSTNINAATTKTLSMDGFYIPLAKFHLTKSPLVLQENVKRAVPTSWDPSSLSSFIENFGTHVITSVTIGGKDVIYVKQHHSSPLSTMEIKTYVQDIGNHRFSDKDSLTSSGQIKLKDKGLDTGIFISQGIYPQPTIVPSLNGKEDVTVIFRRRGGDDLEQNHTQWAKTVQSSPDVIEMTFYPITALLDGIAGKEHLIRAISLYLEYKPPMEELRYFLEFQTPRIWAPIQGTIPGHQRKEPICPSLRFSMMGQKLYVSQEQISVGRKPVTGLRLCLEGIKQNRLSIHLQYLVSLPKILLPHWDTHVAIGAPKWLGPEEQDSRWFVPVKWKSFSHVSTAPIENPESSIGDLSGVYIVTGAQLGVWDFGSRNILYMKLLYSRIPGCTVRRSFWDHTPDDKPKKVVATEGSSGSEGNIVNKLAKFVDMSEMSKGPQDPPGHWLVTGGKLGVEKGKIVLRVKYSLLNY